The sequence AGAGCGGAGACCAGTGCTTCCGGTGCGGCCATGGCCCGGAAGGTACCGGAAAACGCGGGCGCCGTCGTCGGCGAAAACTCGACAGGGTTACCTGATCAGTTTACCCTGTCGATATGGCTCCGAAAACGGTTCCCGCACCGGCGGTGGCGGCCGCGCAGACCTTGCGCGTGCTCGTCGGACGGCTGCGGCGGAAGATGATGGACGCGACGGAGGTCGGGGACCTGACGTCCGCGCAGGCCTCGGCGCTCGCCCGGCTCGCGAAGCTGGAGCCGGCGACGGCGAGCGTGCTGGCCGGCGCGGAGCGAGTCCGCCCGCAGTCGATGGCCGCGACGGTGGCCGCGCTGGAGAAGCTCGGCCTGGTCCGCCGTGAGGACGACCCCGAAGACGGTCGCCGCCAGCTCATCTTCTTCACCCCCGAAGGCCGCGCGTACGGCCGGGGAGCCCGCGCGTCGCGGGAGGAATGGCTGGCGCGGGCTCTCGCGGAGCGGCTCACGGAGGACGAACTGGCCGTCGTCACCGAGGCGCTCGCCCTGCTCGGCCGCATCGCCGAACCGTGACGACGCGCGAACGGGCGAAGGCCGGGTTCGACCGGAAACTGCTGGCCCCGCTCATTTCGGGTGCGGTGCTGAACCCGGTCAACTCCACGATCATCGCGGTCGCGCTGGTGCCGATCGGCGTGGCGTTCGGCCAGCCGGCGTCGGCGACCGCGTGGCTGATCTCGGCGCTGTACCTGGCCACGGCGGTCGGGCAGCCGGTCGTCGGGCGGCTGATCGACCGCTACGGCCCGCGGCGGCTGTTCCTCCCGGCGACGGCGCTGGTCGGGGCCGCCGGCGTGCTCGGAACCCTCGCGCCCAACCTCGGGGTGCTGATCGCCGCGCGGGTCGTCCTCGGCTTCGGCACCTGCGCGGGCTACCCGGCGGCGATGCGGCTCATCCGCGACGAAAGCGAGCGCACCGGCCGCGACAGTCCCGCGTCCGTGCTCACCGTGCTGGCGGTCTCGACCCAGACGATCTCGGTGCTCGGCCCGGCGCTGGGCGGGCTGCTGATCGACGTCGGCGGCTGGCGCGCGACCTTCGCCGTCAACATCCCGATCGCGCTGGCCGCTTTCGTCCTCGGCGCCCGCCGCTTCCCGAAGGCGCCGAAGCGCGCGTCGGCGGGCCGGTTCGACCTCGACTTCCCCGGCATGGCGCTGTTCGCCGGCACGCTCGTGGCACTGCTGCTGTTCCTGATGCACCCGGCCGCGGGGGAGTGGTACCTGCCCGTGCTCGCCGCCGCCGGTGCCGCGGGGTTCACCGTGCGCGAGCTGACCTGCGCGCACCCGTTCATCGACCTGCGGCTGCTCGGCCGCAACGGCCCGCTGCTGCGCACCTACGGCCGCGCGCTGCTCGCCTACGTCGTGGCGTACAGCTTCCTCTACGGCTACACGCAATGGCTCGAGCACGCCCGCGGCCTGTCGGCGGCCCAGACCGGGCTCGCGACGCTGCCGCTGTTCGCGACCGCGATCGTCGTGTCGCTCGTCAGCGGCCGCCGGGAAGCCGTGCGCGGCAAGCTGATCGTCGCCGGGCTCGGGCAACTCGCGGGCTGCGCGCTCCTCCTGGCGCTCGACGATTCGGCCGGGGTGTGGCTGCTCGTGGTGCTCGCGCTCGTGTCGGGGGTGCCGCAGGGGCTGAACAGCCTCGCGCTGCAGAACTCCGTGTACCGCCAGGCGAATCCCGCCGACATCGCCGCGTCCGCCGGGCTGCTGCGCACCTTCGGCTACCTCGGCGCGATCGTCTCTTCCGCGCTGCAAGGCGCTTTCTTCGGCCCCGCCGCCGAAACCGCCGGCCTGCACGGCTTCGCGCTGCTGCTCATCGGCATCGGCGTCGTGTTCCTGCTGCTGACCGTTTTCGACCGTGCCCTGACCAGAAACACCACCCGACCCGAGGACGAAGATGACCACGCTTGACCCGAACCGCACCACCCTGCTCGTGATGGACTACCAAGAGGGGATCCTCGGGCAGCTGCCCGATACGGGCCCGCTGCTCGACCGCGTCATCGCCGCCATCGACGACGTCCGCACGCGGGGCGGGCACGTCGGCTGGGTGCGCGTCGCGTTCGAAGACGCCGAATTCGACGCCATTCCCGAGACGAGCGTGTTCGCGGCCGTCGCCACCCCCGACCGCCGGGCCGCGATGCACGCGGACGCGCCCGGCACGCAGCTCCACGCCCGGCTCGCGCCGAAGGACGAAGACGTCCGGGTGCGCAAGATCCGCGTCGGCGCCTTCACCACCACCGACCTCGACCGGCAGCTGCGCGACCGCGGGATCACGACGCTCGTCCTCGCCGGGATCAGCACCAGCGGCGTCGTGCTGAGCACGGTCCGCGAAGCGATGGACCGCGACTACCGCGTCGTCGTCCTGCGCGACGCCTGCGCCGACCGCGAGGAGGCGACGCACGAGTTCCTCACCGGCACGCTGTTCCCGCGTACCTGCGTGGTCGTGGACGTGGCCGGGCTCGAGGAGCTCTGGGCCGCGCGGTAGGTTCCGCGGCGTGCCCCGTCCGACCGCGCCGGTGACCGTGCCCGAGGACGTCCTGCGCGTCTCGATCGTGGAGCGGCTCTTCGCCCGCGCGGACGACCCGCGGCCGCTCTACACCCACCAGGACCACACCCACGCCGCCGAGCACACGCTGACCTGGGCCGAGTTCGCCGCCCGGGTCCGCGTGGTGGCGGGGGAGCTGAGGCGGGCCGCCCAGCCGGGCGAGCGGGTCGCGATCCTCGCGGGCCAGGAGCTCGCCTACCCGCTCGCGTTCTTCGGCGCGCTGGCCGCCGGCCTCGTCGCGGTCCCGCTGATGGTGCCGTCGAACGCCACGCAGGCGGAGCGGCTCGCCGGGGTCCTGGCCGACTCCGGCGCGCGCGTGTGGCTGACGTCGTCGGCTGTGGCGGCGCGGCTGCCCGCGCACGACCACGTCGTCGTGGTGGACGAGCTGACCGGGCCGGGCGCCGATCCGGTGTTCGCCGACCCGGAGACACCCGCGTACCTGCAGTACACGTCGGGGTCGACACGTGAACCGGCCGGCGCGGTGATCCCGCACCGGGCGATCGTCGCCGCCTGCTGGCAGGGCAGCCAGGCTTACGCCGTCG is a genomic window of Amycolatopsis lexingtonensis containing:
- a CDS encoding MarR family winged helix-turn-helix transcriptional regulator; the protein is MAPKTVPAPAVAAAQTLRVLVGRLRRKMMDATEVGDLTSAQASALARLAKLEPATASVLAGAERVRPQSMAATVAALEKLGLVRREDDPEDGRRQLIFFTPEGRAYGRGARASREEWLARALAERLTEDELAVVTEALALLGRIAEP
- a CDS encoding MFS transporter: MTTRERAKAGFDRKLLAPLISGAVLNPVNSTIIAVALVPIGVAFGQPASATAWLISALYLATAVGQPVVGRLIDRYGPRRLFLPATALVGAAGVLGTLAPNLGVLIAARVVLGFGTCAGYPAAMRLIRDESERTGRDSPASVLTVLAVSTQTISVLGPALGGLLIDVGGWRATFAVNIPIALAAFVLGARRFPKAPKRASAGRFDLDFPGMALFAGTLVALLLFLMHPAAGEWYLPVLAAAGAAGFTVRELTCAHPFIDLRLLGRNGPLLRTYGRALLAYVVAYSFLYGYTQWLEHARGLSAAQTGLATLPLFATAIVVSLVSGRREAVRGKLIVAGLGQLAGCALLLALDDSAGVWLLVVLALVSGVPQGLNSLALQNSVYRQANPADIAASAGLLRTFGYLGAIVSSALQGAFFGPAAETAGLHGFALLLIGIGVVFLLLTVFDRALTRNTTRPEDEDDHA
- a CDS encoding cysteine hydrolase, whose amino-acid sequence is MTTLDPNRTTLLVMDYQEGILGQLPDTGPLLDRVIAAIDDVRTRGGHVGWVRVAFEDAEFDAIPETSVFAAVATPDRRAAMHADAPGTQLHARLAPKDEDVRVRKIRVGAFTTTDLDRQLRDRGITTLVLAGISTSGVVLSTVREAMDRDYRVVVLRDACADREEATHEFLTGTLFPRTCVVVDVAGLEELWAAR